A single genomic interval of Nitrospirota bacterium harbors:
- a CDS encoding transposase has protein sequence MRGRHFIGLDTHCAFCEMAVVSEAGQVVKRQRCGTTIPELMEAIVSVPAPRYLVFEEGPLADWLYRNLRTQVDEIVVCEPRRNRLIAEDGDKDDPIDAPKLAQLYRGGYIKPVHHTESFERIVLKQMVGLYHDRVRNRVRQANRIMGQLRQHGVFVRESAFCEPKQRQALLERWTSDRTLRAALQLLWEGYELALRQADGMRRMMVRLARREEVIRRFIAVPGVHWIRAATFFAYVDTPWRFRSKSALWKYLGIGLQRRRSGEGPTAVFVPTDVNRILKCAVLGAAKSAIATKDNPFADQYARYVHEGLSLRNARRSVARSQTAVMWGMWKNGSVYRPEWVGRTGVGEAGASSSGPSSSSA, from the coding sequence ATTTTATCGGATTGGACACGCATTGTGCATTTTGTGAGATGGCCGTGGTGAGCGAGGCCGGACAAGTGGTGAAACGGCAACGCTGTGGCACGACGATACCAGAGCTTATGGAAGCTATCGTGTCGGTGCCTGCTCCGCGCTATCTCGTCTTTGAGGAGGGTCCGCTGGCCGACTGGCTGTACCGGAATCTTCGAACGCAGGTGGATGAGATCGTCGTGTGCGAGCCGCGCCGCAATCGACTGATCGCCGAAGATGGCGACAAAGATGATCCGATCGATGCCCCGAAGCTGGCCCAGCTCTATCGCGGGGGATACATCAAGCCCGTGCATCACACGGAGAGCTTTGAACGGATCGTGCTCAAGCAGATGGTGGGACTGTATCACGATCGCGTTCGCAACCGTGTGCGACAGGCCAATCGGATCATGGGCCAGTTGCGTCAGCACGGCGTGTTCGTGCGGGAGAGCGCCTTCTGCGAGCCGAAGCAGCGCCAGGCCCTGTTGGAGCGCTGGACGTCGGACCGCACGCTGCGGGCGGCACTGCAGCTGTTGTGGGAGGGCTACGAACTGGCCCTGCGACAAGCCGACGGCATGCGCCGCATGATGGTGCGACTGGCGCGGCGCGAGGAAGTCATCCGGCGGTTCATCGCCGTTCCCGGCGTGCACTGGATCCGGGCGGCGACGTTCTTCGCGTATGTGGACACCCCTTGGCGATTCAGGAGCAAGTCGGCGCTGTGGAAGTATCTCGGGATTGGCTTGCAGCGGCGCCGCAGCGGGGAAGGCCCCACGGCTGTGTTCGTGCCAACGGATGTCAACCGAATTCTCAAATGTGCAGTCCTGGGCGCGGCCAAGTCGGCGATCGCGACCAAGGACAATCCCTTCGCCGACCAGTATGCGAGGTATGTGCATGAGGGACTGTCGCTCCGCAACGCCCGTCGCAGCGTGGCTCGAAGCCAGACGGCGGTGATGTGGGGCATGTGGAAAAATGGCAGCGTCTATCGGCCCGAGTGGGTCGGTCGGACGGGCGTCGGTGAGGCCGGCGCGTCATCGTCCGGGCCATCGTCGAGTTCTGCGTAG